In Vigna unguiculata cultivar IT97K-499-35 chromosome 3, ASM411807v1, whole genome shotgun sequence, a single genomic region encodes these proteins:
- the LOC114177330 gene encoding HVA22-like protein c isoform X1, whose amino-acid sequence MGASDNNNHFLQVVFNNFDVLALPLVTLAYPLYASIKAIETKSAADDQQWLTYWILYSILTLFELTFAKVLEVLPIWPFAKLIFSCWLVLPHFNGAAVVYRNYIRPFYMNPQIPIPQGSQIWYFPQKKSLFSESDDVLSAAERYMEEHGTEAFERLINKNDRQARARRNGNYMIFDDDYRY is encoded by the exons ATGGGTGCCTCGGACAACAACAACCACTTTCTTCAAGTTGTCTTCAACAACTTCGACGTTCTTGCTCT ACCCTTGGTTACGCTTGCTTACCCTTT ATATGCTTCAATTAAGGCGATCGAGACCAAGTCTGCTGCTGATGATCAACAATGGCTCACGTATTGGATTCTTTATTCCATTCTAACACTCTTTGAGCTCACATTTGCAAAAGTTCTTGAAGT GCTTCCCATTTGGCCCTTTGCCAAGTTGATATTCAGTTGTTGGTTGGTTCTGCCTCACTTCAATGGGGCTGCAGTTGTGTACAGAAATTACATCAGACCATTCTATATGAACCCACAAATCCCAATTCCACAAGGCTCACAAATCTGGTATTTTCCCCAAAAGAAGTCCTTATTCAGTGAGTCAGATGATGTTTTGAGTGCTGCTGAGAGATACATGGAAGAACATGGTACAGAGGCCTTTGAAAGACTTATAAACAAG AATGACAGACAGGCCAGGGCAAGGAGGAATGGAAATTACATGATCTTTGATGACGACTATAGATATTga
- the LOC114177330 gene encoding HVA22-like protein c isoform X2: protein MGASDNNNHFLQVVFNNFDVLALYASIKAIETKSAADDQQWLTYWILYSILTLFELTFAKVLEVLPIWPFAKLIFSCWLVLPHFNGAAVVYRNYIRPFYMNPQIPIPQGSQIWYFPQKKSLFSESDDVLSAAERYMEEHGTEAFERLINKNDRQARARRNGNYMIFDDDYRY from the exons ATGGGTGCCTCGGACAACAACAACCACTTTCTTCAAGTTGTCTTCAACAACTTCGACGTTCTTGCTCT ATATGCTTCAATTAAGGCGATCGAGACCAAGTCTGCTGCTGATGATCAACAATGGCTCACGTATTGGATTCTTTATTCCATTCTAACACTCTTTGAGCTCACATTTGCAAAAGTTCTTGAAGT GCTTCCCATTTGGCCCTTTGCCAAGTTGATATTCAGTTGTTGGTTGGTTCTGCCTCACTTCAATGGGGCTGCAGTTGTGTACAGAAATTACATCAGACCATTCTATATGAACCCACAAATCCCAATTCCACAAGGCTCACAAATCTGGTATTTTCCCCAAAAGAAGTCCTTATTCAGTGAGTCAGATGATGTTTTGAGTGCTGCTGAGAGATACATGGAAGAACATGGTACAGAGGCCTTTGAAAGACTTATAAACAAG AATGACAGACAGGCCAGGGCAAGGAGGAATGGAAATTACATGATCTTTGATGACGACTATAGATATTga